A segment of the Mangrovimonas sp. YM274 genome:
AAGTATACACACTTAATCTTAATGCTTCCAAAAACTACAGAATTCCTACTTACAATGACTTGTTTTGGGCAGGAAGTGCTAACCCAAATTTAAATCCAGAAACGTCTTATCAATTTGAGATTGGTAATGATATTTCCTTTAAAAATGGGACGTTTTCTCTTGTAGGGTTTTATAACGATATAACCGATATGATTAGATGGCTTCCAAATGGTTCAAACTGGAAGCCTAGTAATACAGATCATGTTTTGACTTATGGTTTAGAATCAAGTTTGGAATATCAAAGGAGCTTTAAAGAGCATGAAATGTCATTGAACGTCGGGTATGCTTACACAAAATCCGAAGATCAAGCTACCAAAAAACAGTTAACCTATGTGCCTTACCATAAAGCTTTTGGTGGATTGGGATATCATTATAAAAGACTCAATGCTTACTGGCAAAGCGTATTTACAGGAGAGGTTTTCATGCTTTCAGATAACAATCCAAGGTATGTTTTAGACCGTTATTGGTTACATAATGCTGGTGTAGAATATGGCTTAGGTAAAGCCCCATCTTGGACAATGGGAATTCAAATTAAAAATATTTTGAACAAAAACTACCAAAGTGTAGCCAACCGCTACATGCCTGGTACCAATTATAACCTTTATTTAAACTTTAATTTTTAAACAATGAAAAATATATTTAAGTTTTTAGCTCTGTTTTTGTCTATGGGGCTATTTTTAACATCTTGTAGCAGCGATGAAGATGACTCCGTTAACTTGCCTGTAGAAGAAGGACAGTATGAAAATGGCATCCTAGTATTGGCCGAAGGGGGGAGTCTTTCTGGTTCGGTTTCCTTTGTGGCAGATGATTACAGTTATTATGAAAACAGCATTTTTTATGGTGTCAATTCAGAGGAATTAGGCACTTATGTACAATCAATGGGATTCCACGACGGTAAAGGGTATATTGTAACGGATAACAATACCATTAATGTGATAGATAGATATACATTTGAAAAAGACGTGACCATTACTTCGGGATTATCATTGCCACGTTATATAGCCTTCGCCAATGGGAAGGGGTATGTTACCAATTGGGGAGACGGATTTATTGGTGATGATGATTTTGTAGCAGTTATCGATTTAGCTACTAATTCTGTAGAAACCACGATTCCTGTGGGGGAAGGCCCAGAGCAAATTATTGCTGTTGGAGATAAATTATTTGTGACCCATAAAGGAGGTTATTCTACCAATAACATTGTTTCGGTGATAAATACTACCGACAATGCTGTAGAAACTATTGAAGTGTATGACAACCCAGATGAAATTGTGCTTAGTACTTCAGGGGATTTGATTGTGTTGTCCGAAGGTGCTACAATTTATGATGAAAGTTGGGCCGTAGTAGGGTATACTCAAGGTGCGATAACTAGAATAGATCCTTCAAGCAATACAGTAGTTTCCGAAATTCCTTTTGAAGAAGGAAACAGTCCAAACTTGATGAGCTATGCCAATGGGGCTATTTATTTTCAAATGGGAGGACAAATTTTTGAGATGTCGGAATATGATACTGCATTACCTACAACCGCAATTGTAGATATAACCGCAATGTCTCCATACGGATTTAATGTGAAAGATGGAATCGGGTATATAGCCGATGCCAAAGATTTCGATTCGTTGGGTGATCTATTGATTTACGATTTGGCAACAGGTAATTTAATCAATACAATAGAAGTGGGTCTTGCAGCTTCTAAGGTTTACTTTAACTAAAAGGAATAAAATAGATAAAAAAAATGGCCGCTCATTAGCGGCCATTTTTTATTTAAAAGGAGAGTGATCGTGGTCTAAATACATAAAGTCATTAAAAGGATCTTTGTCTATTTCAGCCTTAATTGGTTTTAGTAATGGTTTTTGTGTGGAAGGAGCCAATCTTCCCGAGCTTCCAAAAATATCCGCTAAAGCGGCTGCCAAAAGGGGTTCGTTAACATCTCCCAAGGTGCCTAGGTTCAAGGCACTTTCCACGACTTCAATATCTGGAACCAATCCGCTGGAAGGTACCGCCTCATCAAGGGAATTGATAGATTGTGCGACCAAAGGTTGAAGAGCATAAGTATGGTTAGGGTTTCTGTTTTGTGCTGTAAAGTTTGGAGAATCATATACCGTAATAGAGGCTTGGCTTTTTCCAACCGTTTCATCCCCAACTACAACAACATTAATGTAAGGTTTTAAACTGTTAATGACCAATTCGCTTGCCGATGCCGTACGAGCAGAGGTTATTACGTATACTTTGCTTAGATTTAGTTGATTAATGCCAATGCCGCTGAAACTATCTTTAAATTCGTATGTGGAATTTTGAGATTGAAGGTCACTGTTATAAATAAGTTTGGAAAAGTTTTGGCCTGTAAATTGACCAGTTATCATACTTCCTAAAAGTGATGCTGTATTTACAGACCCACCAGGGTTGTAACGAAAATCCAAGATTAAGTGCTGTACATTGCTTGCCTGAAATTCTGCAAAGGCATTGTTGAGGTGGCTATCGTAATTATTGTTGAATCGATTGTACATTAAGTAGCCCACATTTTCTCCATTCACTTCCAAAATATTGGAAATATAAACGGGGTTTTCATTATAAACAACTTTGGTAAGGCTTGTGCTTTGCCCATTAGACGCTACAAAGTCGTCTTCAGTCTCGGGGGTGCCATTATCATTATAGTCTACAAATCCCAAAGTGTAACTTTGTTGGTTTAAAAGCTCATTGTAATTATCAATATTCATAAGGGTACCGTCAACCGAGTTAAAGATTTGTCCTCTTTGTAAACCTGCTGCAGACGCTTCACTGTCATTTAAAACCATTCTGATGATTCCGATAACATTCGAAGAATTTTCGGGAAATTCATAAAGTGAAAACTGAAGGCCATTACTGTACGAAACCCCGTCAAAACTTTGTTCCAAGGCAATATAGTCGTCTACAATAACACTGAACCTGTCAACGGTTTCGCGTTGGAATATTAAACTTTCAAACAATTCTTCAGGGGAGAAGAAGCTGTTGAGGTAGTTGCCGTATTCTTCATTGGAGGAAAATCGGTCGTTGGCTAAATCTGGGATTTCATCCTTGTATAAATACCAAAAGTTCATGCCTTTCCACACAAAATCATTGACATTGCTAGACAAGACAATATTATCGTCTCTATCGTCAAAACAGCTGCTTACTGTAAAAAGTACCAAAGCCAAAAGGCTAAATTTTAAAATCTTCATAGGCTATTTTTAAGATGTCGCTTAATTGTATACATCACAAATAAGCTTCAAAGTAGGTTAATACGCTCTAAATTTACTTACATTAAAGTAAATTAAAAAATATAAATTGTTCCTAAACCATAAGTGTACAACCCATAGACACAGGTGTTTGTTGCGTAATTGAAAAAATATTTTTTACCGTGTAACAAAATTTATAGTATATCGTCGTAATGATAGAAAGCGATAGTAAACCGTTTTCGACTGACCAAACCAAATAATGACACAGAGTGATTTTGTACATATTGTAATGCCTTTAAAGGATAAGGTTTTTAGACTGGCAAAGCGTTTGTTGGTGTCTAAAGAAGAGGCTGAGGATGCTACTCAAGAGATTTTTGTGAAGTTGTGGAACAACAAACAGAAAATGGCCGAGTATAAAAATATAGAAGCATTTTCTATGACCATGACCAAAAACTTTTGCTTGGATCGCTTAAAATCTAAACAAGCACAAAACCTGAAGATTGTACATAGCAATTACCAAGATCATAATGTGGCGTTGCAAAGGGAAGTTGAAGTTAGGGATAGCATGAGTTGGGTGTCCAAAATCATGGCGGAATTACCCGAACAACAACAAATTATCATACAGCTTAGAGATATTGAGGGGTATGAATTTAGTGAGATTGCCAAAGTAGTAGACATGAATGAAACCGCCATTAGAGTGGCGTTGTCTAGGGCAAGGAAAACAATAAGAGAAAAATTAACACATACGCACAGTTATGGTATTAAATAGTATAGAGCGGTTGCTGGAAAAGTACGATAATGGAGAGACTAGCTTGAGAGAAGAGGAGCAGTTAAAGGCCTATTTTGCTCAAGAAGATGTGCCTCCACATTTAGAGTCTTACAAAGTAATGTTCCAGTATTTTGACGCTACAAAACAAGAGCAGTTTACCAAGGACGTTCCATTAAAACCTAAGAAATATCAATTGTATAGATGGATTTCGGTCGCGGCAGTAGCAGTTCTTATGGTATCGGTGTATATGCTTACCGATACAAAACAAGGGTTGGATAGCCTTAGCCATGAGGAGCTAATGGCCTACAACCAAACAATGGAAGCTCTTAACCTGGTATCTACAAAATTTAACAAAGGTGCCAGTAGTTTAAATGCCTTGACATTGGTCTCTGATAATTTGGAGAAGGGTGTTGAGTCTATGAACTATGTAGGAGAGTTTTCAGAAACAACAAATAAGATTTTTAACCTGAGTAATTAAGAAAAGAAACAAGATTATGAAAAGATTAGCGCGTTTTAGCACATACGTAAACCAAATACATACTATGGGCAAGAGTTTAGTAATAATGGTGGCTTTGGCATTGTTGCCAGTGCTGTCATTCGGACAAAGTATTTTTGATAAATACGAAGACCAAGACGGAGTTACTTCTGTTATTGTCAACCAAAAAATGTTTAGCATGTTGGCAAGTGTCAATGTGGATTTGGATGACCCAGAAGCACAACAATTTATGGATATGGCCAAAAGAATTACAGGTTTAAAGGTGTTTACTACAGATAATATGGCGGTGTCCAAAGATATGAATGCAACCGTGAACAGTTATCTTAAAAGCTCTAGTTTGCAGGAGTTAATGAGAATTAAAGATGGTGATCAGACGGTAAAATTTTATGTGAAGGAAGGAAAGGATGAAAACCACGTAAAGGAATTGTTGATGTTCATCAACGGACTTAAAGAATACACTAAAGATGCAGACATCACTATTAATGGTGAGAAACGTGAAGTTGAAACGGTACTATTGTCCTTAACAGGAGACATTGATTTGCGTCAAATTTCAAAATTGACCAATAGTATGAATGTCCCTGGAGGTGAGCATTTGGAAAAAGCTGGTAAGAAAAATTAAGATTATGATACCATCAATCAAAAATAGCATCTGGTTGGTAGCTTTGGTTATAGCTTTATTAAGCTGTAGCCAAGGACCAACCTTGCAAACCTATTACGTAGATAGCGAACTGAAACCAGGATTTACTTCTATAGATGTCCCTACTAGCTTTTTGAATATCGAAGAAACCTCTTTAACCGAGGAACAGAAAGAAGCTTATGAGTCGGTTGATAAATTGAATATGCTGGCCTTTGTAGTATCCGACTCCAATAGAACGGAATACGAAACTGAGGTAGCAAAGGTAAAGACCATCTTAAAGGATCCTAAATACGAAGAACTTATTAGAGGAGGAAATTCTACCGACGGACATTTTGTAGTAAAGTATCTTGGAGAGGAAACCAATATCGATGAATTGGTGCTTTTTGGAGATTCCAACGACAAAGGATTTGCCATTATTAGAGTTTTGGGAGATAACATGAACATTAACAAAATCATGAAATTGTCTACAGTGTTGGAAAATGCAGATTTGGAAGATGCCGAAATCAGTAAGTTTGCCGAAATGTTCAAGTAGAAGAACAAAAAATCACACATAAAAAAATCACCTTGATTCCAAGGTGATTTTTTTATTTATAGATGTAATACTATTTTATTTTGATTGTTTATCAGAAAGAAGCATCACACAGAAATAGGCGATGAAAGATCCAAAACTGATAAACAATAATAGTTTGATCATGAAATTGTCCAAAATGTCAAAAAGCCCCGAGATAAAAAATCCAGCAGCAATCACAGCTGTAAAAATTACGGATAGGACATTTTTGTTCATAATCTCTTAAGTCAAATTAAATACCAGTATAATTAGATGGTGTGATTACTTTTAATTCGTCCTTGATTTCTTCAGACACCTCTAAGGTATCAATAAAATTTGAAATAGACGTTTGAGTAATCCTTTCATTGGTTCTGGTAAGGCCTTTTAAAGCTTCGTAAGGATTAGGATAGCCTTCTCTTCTCAAAATAGTTTGAATAGCTTCAGCAACTACCGCCCAGTTGTTTTCCAGGTCTTGCGCAAACTTAGCATCGTTCAACAATAGTTTGTTCAATCCTTTCAACGTAGCTTTAAATCCAATGATGGTATGTCCAAAAGGAACCCCAACATTACGTAAAACGGTACTGTCAGTCAAGTCTCTTTGTAGACGAGAAATAGGTAATTTAGCCGCCAAGTGCTCAAAAATAGCATTGGCAATTCCTAAGTTTCCTTCAGAGTTTTCAAAATCAATTGGGTTAACTTTATGTGGCATTGCGCTACTTCCAACTTCTCCTTTTTTGATTTTTTGCTTGAAATAGTCCATAGATACATACGTCCAGATATCTCTGTCCAAATCAATCAAGATGTTGTTGATTCTTTTCAAGGTGTCAAAAAGAGCTGCCATGTGATCGTAATGCTCAATTTGAGTCGTTGGGAAGGAGTGATACAATCCTAATTTCTTCTGTACAAACTGCCCTCCAAATTCTTTCCAGTCAATATTTGGGTAAGCTACTTTGTGGGCATTGTAGTTTCCTGTAGCACCACCAAATTTAGCCGCACTTGGGATATCGTTCAATAAAGCCAATTGTTCTTCAAGACGTACTACAAATACGTTAATTTCCTTACCTAAACGCGTAGGTGATGCTGGCTGACCGTGAGTTCTTGCCAACATCGGGATGTCTGCCCATTCCTCTACAAGTTCCTTTAATTTGTTTACAACACTAAAATATTCAGGAACGTAAACGTCGTTCATGGCTTCCTTGATGCTTAAAGGAATAGCCGTGTTGTTGATATCTTGAGACGTTAAGCCAAAGTGGATAAACTCCTTGTATTTGGCAATGTCAAGAGCATCAAACTGTTCTTTGATAAAATATTCAACAGCCTTAACGTCGTGATTGGTAATGCTTTCAATGTCTTTAATTTTAAGAGCATCTTCCGATGAGAAATTTAGGTAAATAGCTCTTAACTTATCAAATAGCGTGATGTCAAAATCGGCAAGTTGGGGTAGAGGAATTTCGCAAAGCGCGATAAAATATTCAATTTCTACCTGAACGCGATATTTAATAAGCGCTTCTTCAGAAAAATATGGAGCAAGCGCTTCTGCTTTACTTCGGTATCTCCCATCAATTGGAGAGATGGCATTTAATGGTGATAAAGACATGATGTATGTTTTTTTAGAAGTTGCAAAGATAATCTTTTTAGGTGTAAGACCGAAGTGCAGATTATGAAGTTTTTGGAAGAATTGGGGCGACTTTTCTTTACAAAATCTAAGATTTTATTTTTTTGAGAATATGCCGTGCTCGGGCTTTATATCCTGCACTTTGCAATTGAAAATCACGCTCCAAGATCATGGCAAGTTCCGGATGGATCCAATCGTAATCTTTGCCTAACAGAAAAAGGGTATGCATGGCATAGGCCTTTGGAGCAATTTTTTGATCATTGATCATGTAGTCAAAGCAGACTTCAATAATGCGTTCCCTATGGGTTGGGGACAATTCGGTTTGGATCCGGTTTGGAGTTTTGTCGTAATAGGCTTTAATCAGGTATTCACATACTTTGGCCACAGGCCTTACAGCCGAATCCAAATGCACTTTACCCATATCTTCCGTAAACCTATCTAGGAATGGAATCAAAGCCTCCAAATCTTCTCCTCCTACAAACTCCAATACCCAAGCGGCCCTACAGGAAACCTTGTCATCTACCATAAACAAAATATCCAATAATTTAGGAATAAGTGTAGGGGTAGAGATTACCAAATTGGCATAGTACAAGCGCTTTTCGCGGGAATGGTTGACAAAATTTAATTCGTCGTAGAGTTGAGCTGAAGTCACTATTTATTGCTATTTTTAAATCCTAAAAATAACTAAAATGAAAATATTCAAGAAAATCTTATTGGTACTTTTAGTCCTTGTTGTTGTGGCTCAGTTTTTTGGTCCTGAAAAGAATGAGGGAGACCTTGCTTCTTTGGAGCCTTTTTTAACTGAAACCAATCCTCCGGAAGATGTAAAAGTCATTTTAAAGGAAAGTTGTTATGACTGTCATAGTGATGTAACTAAGTATCCTTGGTATAACAATATTACGCCAGTGAATTTTTGGATGGGAGAGCATGTAGAAGATGGTAAGAAACATTTGAATTTCTCTGCTTGGAATGACTATTCTGTGAAGAAAAAGGACCATAAATTGGATGAATTGATAGAAGAAGTTGAAGAAGGCAAAATGCCATTACCATCCTATACTTGGACTCATGGTGAAGCCAACCTTACCGAGGCCCAAATAATAGCACTTAACTCTTGGGCCAAGCAATTGCGCAACCAATACCAAGCTCAAATTACCAGCAACGATTAATGAAACAACTGCTTATTATCGGCTTCGTGTGGCCCGAACCCAAAAGTTCGGCGGCAGGAAGCCGCATGATGCAATTAATTTTTAGTTTTCTTCAACAGAATTACCAAATCACCTTTGCCACGGCAACGGCTAAAACCGATAATGCTTTTGATTTAGAAAGCATTGGTGTTACAGTAAAAGCCATAGAGCTGAACAGCTCAAGTTTTGACACTTTTGTCAAGGAATTGCATCCCGATATTGTGTTGTTCGATCGGTTTTTGGCTGAGGAACAATTCGGTTGGCGGGTAGCAGAGCACTGCCCAAACGCTCTACGTATTTTGGATACTGAAGATTTGCATTGTCTACGCCGCGGAAGGCATCAAGCTTTAAAAGAAGCTAAGGAATTTGACAATGGTTATCTGTTCAACGACACAGCAAAAAGGGAAATAGCCAGTATCTATCGCTGTGATTTAAGTTTGATCATTTCAGAAGTAGAAATGGACTTGCTTACTGAAACATTCAAAATAGACCCTTCATTATTGTATTATTTACCGTTTCTTCTGGATGAAATCCCAGAGGATACTTTAAGAAATTTACCTTCGTTTGAAGAGCGGCAAGATTTTGTAAGTATTGGCAATTTCCTGCATGAGCCTAATTACAATATGGTGTTGTATTTAAAAACTGCTATTTGGCCATTGATAAGAAAGCAATTGTCTAATGCAGAATTACATGTCTATGGTGCCTATCCCTCCCAAAAAGTGTTTCAGTTATATAATGAAAAAGAAGGCTTTTTAATTAAGGGAGCAGCTGCCGAAGTCGATGAGGTCATGCAAAGTGCCAAAGTGTGTTTGGTTCCTCTGCAATTTGGCGCGGGACTTAAGGGGAAATTAATAGATGCTATGATCAATGGTACACCTTGTGTGATGAGCCCAATTGCAGCCGAGGGGATGTTTGGCCAATTGTCACCGAATGGTTTTATTGCGGTAACACCTCAAGAATTTGCAGACCAAGCAGTGTGTTTGTACAATGATAAAGTGGTCTGGGAGCAGAGCCAAGAACAAGGTTTTCAATGTCTTGAAAAGCGATTTATGAAATCCCAATTTGAAATACTTTTTATGAACCGGATAGAGGAACTATTAAAAACTTTGCCTCTTCACAGACAACAAAACTTTATTGGCTACATGTTATTACACCACAGTATGCAAAGTACCAAGTTTATGAGCAAGTGGATAGAAGCTAAAAATGCATAGATTTTTTACAACATTTAGACTTTTACATATTTTTTAATGGTTTTTGCTTAAATCTTATTTTAGAGAGGGGATAATTGCTGAATTTTTAATGTAAATTTACAGTAAATTTTTACAAAGCATTTGTGATCCCAAAAATACATATATTCCTATTTCTAGTTATTCTACCTATTTTTTGTGCTGCCCAAGGTAATGTGCCTCCTTCCATTGAAGCTGTAGGAGATCAGGATTACTGTCCTTTATCACAAATAAATATTGTTACCAGTTTTGATATTGTAGATCCGGACGATACCAGCGTTGAGGCACTCTACATTCAAATATCTACGGGCTATCAGCAAGGTATTGATAATTTGGTGTTAACAGGAAGTCACCCAAACATTTCTACAAGTTGGGATGCCAATCAAGGAAAATTGACCTTGAGTGGAGTGGGAACTTCAGAGCCAACTTATACCGATTTAATTGCGGCTGTTAGTGATGTGATGTATCAAAGCAACACGGCCAATGTGTCTGGGGAAAAGTACTTTTCATTTACCGTTGGAGATGCCAACTATTTACCCTCTACGGGGCATTATTATGAATACGTTCCAAATTTAGGAATCACGTGGACAGTGGCAAAAGCTGCTGCGGAAAGTAGCACATATTATGGGCTTCAAGGGTATTTGGCCACCATAACATCTGCCGAAGAAGCGCAATTATCTGGAGAACAAGCTGCAGGGGCAGGTTGGATAGGGGGTAGTGATGTAGAGTCCGAAGGGACTTGGAAATGGATGACAGGGCCAGAAGAAGGTATGGTATTTTGGAATGGCGGCGTGAATGGATCTACACCCAACTATGCTTTTTGGAACACAGGAGAGCCCAATAATTTGAACAATGAAGATTATGCCCATGTCACAGCTCCGGGGGTTGGTGTTCCTGGATCTTGGAATGATTTACCTAATGCGGGTGATCCTGCTGGAGCGGGAGATTATCAGCCTAAAGGATATATAGTGGAATATGGAGGCATGCCGGGCGATCCAGAAGTTGATATTTCAGCCAGTACCAAAATTACCATTCCTGAAATTGTGAATGTTGTTGGGGCTGCGGTTTGTGGTTCGGGTTCCGTGGAATTAGAAGCCGTTTCTTCAGGTGGGACGGTGTTATGGTTTGATGATCCCAATGGGACTTCTATTGCTTCTGGATTGACCTTTGTTACTCCAGAAATTTCAGAAACGACTACTTATTATGTGCTAGCTTCCATAAACGGTTGCCCAAATGGGGTAAAAGAACCTGTTGTTGCATCGGTGGTTGAAATTCCTACCATAACAGATTATAATGATGCCATTATTTGTGGAGTATCTGGGAGTGGCGTACTTAGCGCAACCCCTTCTCAAGGAACGGTTTTTTGGTATGATGCCATGGTTGGTGGTAATGTAGTTGGGACAGGAAGTACTTTTACAACACCAGAACTTAGTGATACCACAACATTTTATGCTGAAGCCCAAAATAACGGATGTACAAGTGTAAATAGAGTTCCCGTAACCTTGACGGTTCAGGATACACCATCACCTATAGCAGATGCGGAACAAGTTTTCTGTAGCCTTGAAAATGCTACCATTGCAAATTTGCTGGTTGAAGGAACAGCCGTTGCTTGGTATGCTTCGGATACAGGCGGAACGCCTTTGGCGACTTCCCAAAACTTAGAGAATGGCACGAGCTATTATGCCTCCCAAACTATTGATGGTTGCGAAAGTTCTATTCGTACTATGGTGACGGTAGTTCTTTTTGAAACGCCTCAGGTACCAAATGATATATCGGTTTTGGAAGTTTGTGATTCCAATTTGGATGGTGATGATACTAATGGTGTGTCAAGTTTCGATTTAACCCAAAATGAATCTGTGATTTTGGATGGAGCCCCAGCTTCAGAGTATGGTTTCTCATATTTTTTGGATGCGGCATTTTCTCAGGAAATCTTAACTCCTGAAAATTTTGAAAATACAGTTGCTAATACTCAAGCTATTTATGTTCGCGTTACCAATTTGCAGGAGGGTGGCTGTTATTCGGAAGGAAGTTTTGATATTCAAGTAAATGCTTTGCCAGACGTTGTTTCAAGTTTGGTGTTTAAAAATTGCGATGAAGATGGATTGGCGGATGGCTATACTAATTTCAACCTGAATGAAATTAATGAAGTTTTGGTTAACGGAAGTTCAGAAGTTTTTGAAATTTCGTATCACTTGACTTTTGACAATGCCAATGATGGCATTGAGGCAGTTAATCCCGTGCCATTCAATAATTCTGTTTCGGAAGAAGTGTTTGCAAGGGTGGTTTCAGAAAATGGGTGTTTTCGGGTTTCAACCATTACATTAGAGGTGTCCACAACTTCGTTTCAGGACGGTTATATGGAAACTTTAGAGTATTGTGATGACGATGGTGATGGCTTTTATGAATTCGATTTAAGCCAGATGTCACAGGTATTTTTGGACCAATTTCCAGCAGGACAAAATTTAAGTGTTCATTACTATCGAAATCTAGCAGATGCCCAACTGGAGCAAAATGAAATCGATGCCTCCATACCTTATACCAACGAAACTCCTGATGCCCAATTATTGTATGTAAGGGTTGAAAGCGATGACAATGGTGACTGTTTTGGGATTGGACCTCACTTGATGTTGGAAGTCTATACTTTGCCTCAATTTGATACCGACGATGAAGTCATTTACTGTTTGGAAGGAGATCCTGTTACCTTG
Coding sequences within it:
- a CDS encoding T9SS type B sorting domain-containing protein gives rise to the protein MIPKIHIFLFLVILPIFCAAQGNVPPSIEAVGDQDYCPLSQINIVTSFDIVDPDDTSVEALYIQISTGYQQGIDNLVLTGSHPNISTSWDANQGKLTLSGVGTSEPTYTDLIAAVSDVMYQSNTANVSGEKYFSFTVGDANYLPSTGHYYEYVPNLGITWTVAKAAAESSTYYGLQGYLATITSAEEAQLSGEQAAGAGWIGGSDVESEGTWKWMTGPEEGMVFWNGGVNGSTPNYAFWNTGEPNNLNNEDYAHVTAPGVGVPGSWNDLPNAGDPAGAGDYQPKGYIVEYGGMPGDPEVDISASTKITIPEIVNVVGAAVCGSGSVELEAVSSGGTVLWFDDPNGTSIASGLTFVTPEISETTTYYVLASINGCPNGVKEPVVASVVEIPTITDYNDAIICGVSGSGVLSATPSQGTVFWYDAMVGGNVVGTGSTFTTPELSDTTTFYAEAQNNGCTSVNRVPVTLTVQDTPSPIADAEQVFCSLENATIANLLVEGTAVAWYASDTGGTPLATSQNLENGTSYYASQTIDGCESSIRTMVTVVLFETPQVPNDISVLEVCDSNLDGDDTNGVSSFDLTQNESVILDGAPASEYGFSYFLDAAFSQEILTPENFENTVANTQAIYVRVTNLQEGGCYSEGSFDIQVNALPDVVSSLVFKNCDEDGLADGYTNFNLNEINEVLVNGSSEVFEISYHLTFDNANDGIEAVNPVPFNNSVSEEVFARVVSENGCFRVSTITLEVSTTSFQDGYMETLEYCDDDGDGFYEFDLSQMSQVFLDQFPAGQNLSVHYYRNLADAQLEQNEIDASIPYTNETPDAQLLYVRVESDDNGDCFGIGPHLMLEVYTLPQFDTDDEVIYCLEGDPVTLMVTNPNGSYTYEWTDSSGTVISNTPSVSVASGGMYSVVATSEYGCQSEPSVVTVIESSVAELDEEDITIQDFSNNNTVSINPNGLGIGDYEYALDDELSGFHDDPYFDGVAAGEHILYVRDKNGCGIAQLEIFVVGYAKFFSPNGDTYNDVWNIKGFNEAYSEKSTVNIFDRYGKLMAVIKPSGTGWDGTFNGLALPASDYWFEAQLIRLNGQTRTLRGHFSLLR